Below is a window of Chitinivorax sp. PXF-14 DNA.
CCGAGCGACTGGCCGAGGCGGGTATCGAACCCTCGGTCGGCAGTAAGGGCGACAGCTACGACAACGCGCTGGCCGAGACGATCAACGGGCTGTACAAGGCCGAGGTGATCCATCGGCGGGCGCCCTGGAAAACCCGGGAATCGGTGGAACTGGCAACGCTGGAATGGGTGTCCTGGTTCAATCACCACAGACTGCTCGAACCCATCGGCTACATTTCCCCGGCCGAAGCTGAGGCAAACTACTATCGGCAACTCGCCAGTCAGGTGGCGGTGCCGGCCTGACTTAAACCAAATGGCCTCCACGGAAGGCGGGGCGATTCA
It encodes the following:
- a CDS encoding integrase core domain-containing protein; its protein translation is ERLAEAGIEPSVGSKGDSYDNALAETINGLYKAEVIHRRAPWKTRESVELATLEWVSWFNHHRLLEPIGYISPAEAEANYYRQLASQVAVPA